In Spirochaeta isovalerica, the genomic window TCCACATCGCCGGCTCCGGTATTGCGGCCCGCCAGCGCCGTAACTCCCTGGGCGATGGAAATGATGATCAGAGCTGGAATGATATCTACAGTGAATATGATTGTATATATACCTGTAGCCAGCGGACTGATGGCGTTGAGGATACGTATAAGTCCCAGATTCCCCAGGTTCCAGAGGAGCTCCTCACCAGCGGTGGGAATCCCCTTGGCAGAAACCTCTTTGTAGAGTCTGAAAGGACTGCTGAGTATTTTTTTGATCGAGATGCGGAAAGGCAGTTTACGGCTTCCCAGGATGAGGATGAAAAGCAGTACAGTCCCCGTCAGTTCGGCTATGGAGGTAGCCAGAGCCGCCCCCTCTATACCCATTTCGGGAAATCCGAAACGGCCGAAAATCAGAATCCAGTCCAGAAGTATATTGAGGCCTGAACGGAGAGCTCCTGAAATGAGAATGGGCCTGGTGTACCCGGCCGACTGGAGAATGCTGGCTCCGGCAGAGTTTATCCCCATTATAAGGAAGATAGGGATGAGATAACGTACATAACGCAGGGCATAGGAGAGAATATCCCCTTCGACGCCCATGAGCATAAAGATGCCTCGGGCGGCAAAAAGCCAGAAGAAAAAAAGCAGAAGGGCGACCGCGCTATTGTATTTCAAGATGGCATGGGCGATAAGGGAGGCTCTCGGCTTATCATCGGCTCCCAAGGCCTGACTCATGAGAATCGTTCCCCCCGTTGAGAGAGCAAAGAGAATGGAAATAGTGGTCCAGAGAGGAGCCGAGACATTCCCAAGCGCACTCATATATCCCACATCGATCTGCCCGAGAAAAGCCCGGTCTATGATCATCTGCACCTGGGAGATGAGCATATTGAGAAGCAGAGGAAAGGCGATGGCCCAGAGTTTCTTATTTATTCCCTTCATATTGATCTCCTGTAAATCAAGCCAAACGTTTGCCGCAAACGTTTGGCTTATAAAATAATTCATCCATACTTCATGGTCAAGAGAATTTTCAGGACTCTGTATCACTGCTTTAATCTTGATTCTTTTGATATTATTGAAACTGTATTTTTTACTTTTGGGTCGGGAAACGAAGTTTCAGACCAGACAACAAAGTCTTGGCATAGCTGCTATTAAGATTTCTTATTGTTATAGGAAGTAATCGTCATTTGTTAATGAAAATGTAAATAACGGACCAATCATTAAGTCACTCTTCACTCTTGTTCCAACAGTACTCATAACTTTTTTGTCTATTTTTGTATGTAAATGAATCATAGAAATTATGAGTAATTTCATTTAATGAAGAGATATAAGCCTTTGTAAAACCT contains:
- a CDS encoding MATE family efflux transporter, giving the protein MKGINKKLWAIAFPLLLNMLISQVQMIIDRAFLGQIDVGYMSALGNVSAPLWTTISILFALSTGGTILMSQALGADDKPRASLIAHAILKYNSAVALLLFFFWLFAARGIFMLMGVEGDILSYALRYVRYLIPIFLIMGINSAGASILQSAGYTRPILISGALRSGLNILLDWILIFGRFGFPEMGIEGAALATSIAELTGTVLLFILILGSRKLPFRISIKKILSSPFRLYKEVSAKGIPTAGEELLWNLGNLGLIRILNAISPLATGIYTIIFTVDIIPALIIISIAQGVTALAGRNTGAGDVEGAKRVGLIGQLNSWGIAALFLVLFFLFPRFILGIFTSDTAIIESSVILLLVAAVNFFPRSVNLIMGSAIRGFGDTKWMLKTQILGTVYILSMGSLAVFVFDLGLPGVFLTILSDETIRGVINYFRFRRGPDLTPKAVQLEETA